ACGGGGCTGGGGAGAACTCCTGCTTGACCGACTCGGGGTCTTGCGTACTCCCGCCTACCATGCGGATGCTTCGGGTGCGGATGATCGGTGCCACACGGAAGTTTCCGAAAAGAGTCTCCCGCGGATACCTCCAAACTGGTGGCCACATACAGGCCGGGACCAGACGTCAAGCACCGAATTCTGGACACCCGGCGTTAGCCCCCCAGATAGGCGCGACGCACTTCATCATTACCGAGCAGACTCGCACCAGTCCCTTCGAGCACGATGCGGCCGGTCTCCAGGACATAGCCCCGGTGAGCAACCTGCAACGCCAGGTGCGCGTTCTGCTCCACCAGGAGGATCGGGGTCCCCTCGGCGTTGATCTCTTCGATGGTCCGGAAGATCTGTTGTACCAGGGCCGGGGCCAGCCCCAGGGACGGCTCATCCAGCATCAGCAGTCGCGGACGACTCATCAGGGCCCGGGCGATCGCCAGCATCTGCTGCTCGCCGCCGGAGAGGGTGCCGGCCTTCTGCCGCGACCGCTCCTTCAGGATCGGGAAAAGGGTCATCCCCCGCTCCAGATCCGTTGCGATCCCCTCGGTGTCCCGTCGCAGATACGCCCCAAGCTCCAGATTCTCCAGAACACTCATGTCCGGAAAAATGCGTCGCCCCTCCGGACAATGCGCCAGTCCACGGGCCACGATCTGATGTGCCGGGAGCTGCGTGATGGACTCACCAAAAAACGAAACCTCTCCCTGCTGGACTTTCAGCAACCCGGAGATCGTGCGCAGAGTGGTGCTCTTCCCGGCCCCGTTCGCCCCAATGAGCGTCACGATCTCCCCGGCATCCACACGCAGGGAGATCCCTTTGAGCGCATGAATCGCACCGTAGTAGGTGTGGACCGCTGTCAGCTGCAGGACCGGGGATGCGGAGGCCTCCATCGCGGGGCGAGTATAGGACGCGACGGGCCACTACGGGTCGGTACAATCGCCCTATGTCGCGTCTGTGGTGCCCCCTGATCGCCGGGCTCCTGCTGCTGCTCCCCATACCTGCCATCGCGGTCGGCAGCGGGTCCCCGCACTTTGTGCCACCCGTGACCTTCCACGCCGGAGCGCACCTGGATCCCGGTCTCGCCAATCCTGGCCACTTGCGACATCCCCAGAGCACGGCCCTGCTGCGGGGCTGGCCTGCGACGTTTGACATCGAGGCACTCACCTTCGGTGCCCCGGAAGGGGCCAGCCGTCGCATCCTGCTCATCGGGGGGATTCACGGCGATGAGGCCGTGAGCTTTCTGTTCGCGGAGCTGTTGCGACGGCAGCTGGAGGCCGAAGAGCGGGCGGGAGCGGTCGATGGACTGCTCTCCACACTTCGCGCCGCCGATACTCAACTGGTCATCATCCCCTGCCTGAATCCCTACGGCACCCTGGCCGGCCTCCGCCCAAATTTTCGCCGGGAGCTGCCGGCAGAAGCGCAACTGAGTGAACTGGGCGACGACTGGCTGACTCGTCCCCCGTGGTGGGATCGCCGTCGGGGCGTGGACCTCAATCGCAACTTTCCCGTCAATCTCTCCTGCAGCGACCCCGCCCTGCAGCGCGTCGATGGCGAGGGGACCCATCAGTGGGATGCTCTCGGGGGCTGCCATCAGCA
The bacterium genome window above contains:
- the livF gene encoding High-affinity branched-chain amino acid transport ATP-binding protein LivF; this encodes MEASASPVLQLTAVHTYYGAIHALKGISLRVDAGEIVTLIGANGAGKSTTLRTISGLLKVQQGEVSFFGESITQLPAHQIVARGLAHCPEGRRIFPDMSVLENLELGAYLRRDTEGIATDLERGMTLFPILKERSRQKAGTLSGGEQQMLAIARALMSRPRLLMLDEPSLGLAPALVQQIFRTIEEINAEGTPILLVEQNAHLALQVAHRGYVLETGRIVLEGTGASLLGNDEVRRAYLGG